Proteins from a single region of Pseudomonas sp. 10S4:
- the hxsA2 gene encoding His-Xaa-Ser repeat protein HxsA2: MKKRSFLVPLATLAAAIATEQASAIATHEVVEPGTDVTNTFQADAQGENLLVRSGNDQFAFVLKRGDQGQMMAYHSSHSSHASHVSHASHTSGS; this comes from the coding sequence ATGAAAAAGCGTTCTTTTCTGGTTCCTCTGGCTACCCTGGCCGCAGCAATAGCCACAGAACAAGCTTCAGCGATAGCTACCCATGAGGTTGTCGAGCCCGGTACCGACGTCACGAACACGTTCCAGGCCGATGCCCAAGGCGAAAACCTTTTGGTACGCAGTGGCAATGATCAATTCGCCTTTGTTCTCAAACGTGGGGACCAAGGTCAGATGATGGCTTACCACAGTTCTCACAGTTCTCATGCCTCTCACGTTTCTCATGCCTCCCATACCTCGGGCTCCTAA
- a CDS encoding AbrB family transcriptional regulator — protein sequence MKTLLCLLIATGVGTALQYLGVPHGLLLGSILATSLIASNLRFAPTLPLGLGFIQIVLGIATGLMFKAWDSHTAAAMLPSLGILFLCLTAQIAMASFWLFKVSGWNLKDSLLAVYPGALAAVFDLLESERASGKVIVVHLVRLLSITVLVSFLIPAQTGMALAESSPLVFSTVLTVLSLITLSIGIGRLLLRIGVPAPFMLTAIVATAASIKMGYLHNFQMPEWSVDAATVIIGVLIGSKFKDISFAELIRHGRAGVMAVALMLLIAAAFAGVAGRVLGSDPLSLWMAYMPGAIETIAIVAFGGGLNVVFILTHHLVRMVVLHFAPAVIVQARRWRESES from the coding sequence ATGAAGACCTTACTGTGTTTGCTGATCGCCACCGGTGTCGGCACCGCGCTGCAGTATCTCGGCGTACCCCATGGCCTGTTACTCGGCTCGATTCTCGCCACCTCGCTAATCGCCAGCAACCTGCGCTTCGCCCCCACCCTGCCCTTGGGCCTCGGCTTCATACAAATCGTGCTGGGGATCGCCACCGGCCTGATGTTCAAGGCGTGGGACAGCCACACTGCCGCCGCTATGTTACCCAGCCTCGGCATCCTATTCCTGTGCCTGACCGCCCAGATTGCGATGGCCAGTTTTTGGCTGTTCAAGGTCTCGGGCTGGAACCTCAAGGACTCGCTGCTGGCCGTCTACCCCGGCGCCCTCGCTGCGGTGTTTGATCTGCTCGAGTCCGAGCGAGCGTCCGGCAAAGTCATCGTCGTGCACCTGGTGCGGCTGCTGTCGATCACTGTGCTGGTCAGTTTTCTGATTCCCGCGCAAACCGGCATGGCGCTTGCCGAAAGCAGCCCGCTAGTCTTCAGCACCGTGCTCACGGTGCTGTCGTTGATCACCCTGAGCATCGGCATCGGCCGCTTGTTGTTGCGCATCGGCGTCCCGGCACCGTTCATGCTCACCGCTATCGTCGCCACCGCCGCCTCTATCAAGATGGGCTATCTCCACAACTTCCAAATGCCGGAATGGAGCGTCGATGCCGCAACAGTGATCATTGGCGTGCTCATTGGCTCGAAATTCAAAGACATCTCCTTCGCAGAACTGATCCGCCATGGCCGCGCCGGGGTGATGGCCGTCGCCCTGATGCTGCTGATCGCCGCCGCATTTGCCGGCGTGGCCGGACGAGTCCTGGGCAGCGATCCGTTGTCCTTGTGGATGGCCTACATGCCCGGCGCCATCGAAACCATCGCCATCGTCGCGTTCGGTGGCGGGCTGAATGTGGTGTTCATCCTGACGCATCACCTGGTGCGGATGGTGGTGCTGCACTTTGCACCGGCGGTGATTGTGCAGGCGCGGCGCTGGCGTGAGAGTGAATCGTAG
- a CDS encoding AAA-associated domain-containing protein: MNTYTEHTQASPEIYSLNNVSRAFGKGKDELQVLTNVDLTLREGEIVGMLGRSGSGKSTLLRIIAGLIPPTSGEVRYNGHLLNGPAEGVAMVFQTFALFPWLTVLENVEAGLQALQVERKEARKRALAAIDLIGLDGFENAYPRELSGGMRQRVGFARGLVVNPTLLLMDEPFSALDVLTAETLRTDLLDLWSGKQLPIKSILIVTHNIEEAVLMCDRILVLSSNPGRVVAEIKVPFEHPRNRLDPTFRQMVDDIYALMTDRRSADATSTGKSELKMGSPLPEVSTNLIAGLIETLAAEPYNGEAGLPDVAERRLLEVDDLFPVAEMLEHLGFAELKGADITLTEAGKLFADYGTQERKTLFAEHLVKHVPLAARIRQVLQERNGHRAPRVRFEQELEDSLTDAFVEKTLESVITWGRYAEIFSYDDHTETFSLEDVEGSV; this comes from the coding sequence ATGAATACCTACACCGAACACACACAGGCATCCCCCGAAATCTACTCGTTGAACAACGTGAGCCGGGCGTTTGGCAAGGGCAAGGACGAGTTGCAAGTACTCACCAATGTCGACCTGACGCTGCGTGAAGGCGAGATCGTCGGCATGCTGGGCCGCTCCGGCTCGGGCAAGTCCACGTTGCTGCGCATCATTGCCGGCCTGATCCCACCGACATCGGGCGAAGTCCGCTACAACGGCCACTTGCTCAACGGGCCGGCGGAAGGCGTGGCCATGGTCTTCCAGACCTTTGCGCTGTTCCCTTGGCTGACCGTGCTCGAGAACGTAGAGGCCGGGTTGCAGGCGCTACAGGTCGAACGCAAGGAAGCGCGCAAACGCGCACTGGCGGCGATCGACTTGATCGGCCTCGATGGTTTCGAAAACGCTTACCCTCGGGAATTGTCCGGCGGCATGCGCCAACGGGTCGGCTTCGCCCGCGGCCTGGTGGTCAACCCGACGCTGCTGTTGATGGACGAGCCCTTCTCCGCCCTCGACGTATTGACCGCCGAAACCCTGCGTACCGACCTGCTGGACTTGTGGAGCGGTAAACAACTGCCGATCAAATCCATTCTGATCGTGACCCACAACATCGAAGAAGCGGTGTTGATGTGCGACCGCATCCTGGTGCTGTCCTCTAACCCAGGGCGCGTGGTCGCCGAGATCAAAGTACCGTTCGAGCACCCACGCAACCGACTGGACCCGACCTTTCGGCAAATGGTCGACGACATCTATGCCCTGATGACCGACCGCCGCAGCGCAGACGCCACGAGCACAGGCAAATCCGAACTGAAAATGGGCAGCCCGCTGCCAGAAGTCTCTACCAACTTGATTGCCGGCCTGATCGAAACCCTGGCGGCCGAGCCCTATAACGGCGAAGCCGGCCTGCCCGACGTCGCCGAACGGCGCTTGCTGGAAGTGGACGACCTGTTCCCGGTCGCGGAAATGCTCGAACACCTGGGCTTCGCCGAACTCAAAGGCGCCGACATCACCCTGACCGAGGCCGGCAAACTCTTTGCCGACTACGGCACCCAAGAGCGCAAAACCCTGTTCGCCGAACACCTGGTCAAACACGTGCCACTGGCGGCCCGCATCCGCCAGGTCTTGCAGGAACGCAACGGCCACCGCGCGCCGCGAGTGCGTTTTGAGCAGGAACTGGAAGATTCGCTGACCGATGCGTTCGTCGAAAAAACCCTGGAAAGCGTGATTACCTGGGGCCGCTACGCGGAGATCTTCTCCTACGACGACCACACCGAGACATTCAGCCTCGAAGACGTGGAAGGCAGCGTTTAA
- the hxsB gene encoding His-Xaa-Ser system radical SAM maturase HxsB, which produces MSKFQKLEFYAQQHTYELLPFKFDRLNDDEYVITNMAGEFHVIPAPMLEPIISKTLALSSELIATLRSKQFIRFSNEEAPLQLLALKIRTRLSRLAQFTNLHIFVVTLRCDHSCPYCQVSRQSESKGEFDMTTEMADKSLDFVFRSPNPAIKIEFQGGEPLLNFELVKYVVLEAKKRNLKEGRDLRFVIATTLSLLTNDMLDFCKQHHIVLSSSLDGPMDLHNANRPRPGRDSHQRFEEGLKKARAALGYDQVSALMTTTDKSLPRARDIIDEYLRLGFDGIFLRTLSPYGFAIKTKKFMSYDTERWLEFYKEGLEYIIELNKSGIRFVEQYSAIVLTKMLTSGDPGFVDLMNPAGAGIAAIVFNYDGSVYASDESRMLAEMGDHTFRLGSILENSYEEIILSDQLLDALENSFTLSAPMCSDCAFEPYCGAEPVYHHAIHKDVVARKPESAFCKRNMSIFRHLIELMGSDEQTKRIFMGWANRC; this is translated from the coding sequence GTGAGTAAATTCCAGAAGCTGGAGTTCTACGCGCAGCAACACACCTACGAGTTGCTGCCCTTCAAATTTGACCGCCTGAATGACGATGAGTACGTCATCACCAACATGGCCGGTGAGTTTCACGTCATACCGGCGCCGATGCTTGAGCCGATCATAAGCAAGACGCTCGCGCTCTCATCAGAACTGATCGCTACGCTGCGGTCCAAACAGTTCATTCGCTTCTCCAACGAGGAGGCGCCACTTCAGCTTCTGGCACTCAAGATTCGCACGCGGCTATCCAGGCTGGCCCAGTTCACCAATCTGCATATCTTTGTGGTGACCCTTCGCTGCGACCATAGCTGCCCATATTGTCAGGTGTCGAGGCAGTCGGAGAGCAAAGGCGAATTCGACATGACTACGGAAATGGCAGACAAGTCGTTGGATTTCGTTTTCAGGTCTCCGAATCCAGCCATCAAAATTGAGTTTCAGGGTGGCGAGCCGCTGCTGAACTTCGAATTGGTGAAGTACGTCGTTCTTGAGGCAAAAAAACGTAACCTCAAGGAAGGGCGTGACCTGCGGTTCGTCATTGCGACCACGCTATCGCTACTGACCAATGACATGCTCGATTTCTGTAAGCAGCACCATATCGTGCTTTCATCTTCTCTCGATGGGCCAATGGATCTGCATAATGCAAATCGCCCACGGCCTGGCCGAGATAGTCACCAGCGTTTCGAGGAAGGCTTGAAGAAAGCCCGTGCAGCCCTCGGCTATGATCAAGTGTCAGCCCTGATGACAACCACAGATAAGAGCCTGCCACGAGCACGTGACATCATTGATGAATACTTACGCCTGGGCTTTGATGGCATTTTCCTGCGCACGCTTTCCCCTTATGGCTTTGCGATCAAGACCAAGAAATTCATGTCCTATGACACGGAGCGCTGGCTGGAATTTTACAAGGAAGGTCTGGAGTACATCATTGAACTAAACAAGTCGGGCATACGATTTGTAGAGCAGTATTCCGCGATCGTGCTGACAAAAATGCTGACATCGGGGGACCCAGGGTTTGTTGATTTAATGAACCCTGCCGGTGCTGGTATTGCAGCCATCGTGTTCAACTATGACGGATCGGTCTACGCCTCAGATGAAAGCCGTATGCTTGCCGAAATGGGTGATCATACGTTCCGGTTGGGGAGCATTCTTGAGAATTCATATGAGGAGATCATCCTCTCTGATCAACTTCTGGATGCACTGGAAAACTCCTTCACTTTAAGTGCCCCCATGTGTTCTGACTGTGCGTTCGAACCCTACTGTGGTGCTGAACCTGTCTACCATCACGCAATACACAAGGATGTGGTGGCAAGAAAGCCTGAGTCGGCTTTCTGCAAGCGGAATATGTCGATCTTCAGGCACCTCATTGAACTGATGGGAAGCGATGAGCAAACGAAACGGATTTTTATGGGGTGGGCCAACCGATGCTGA
- a CDS encoding NAD(P)-dependent alcohol dehydrogenase — protein MAKTYSYAAQGSKDSLKPFTFERRAPGADDVQIDILYCGVCHSDLHTVRNEWHNTLYPSVPGHEIVGRVTAVGANVSKFKVGDLAGVGCMVDSCQHCASCAEGEEQYCESGFTGTYNGPVFGGENTFGGYSDNIVVKEKFVLRISHDNANLAAVAPLLCAGITTYSPLHHWKVGPGKKVGVVGLGGLGHMAVKIAHAMGAHVVLFTTSPNKREDGLRLGADEVVVSKNPDEMAKFANTLDFILNTVAAPHDLDAFLNLLKRDGTMTLVGAPDSPHPSPSVFNLIFKRRSLAGSLIGGIQETQEMLDFCAKHGIVSDIEMIDIQNINEAYSRMLKGDVKYRFVIDMNSLKKEAEVA, from the coding sequence ATGGCCAAGACTTACAGTTACGCCGCGCAGGGTTCCAAGGACTCGCTCAAGCCTTTCACCTTCGAACGTCGCGCCCCAGGCGCGGACGATGTGCAGATCGATATCCTCTATTGCGGCGTGTGCCATTCCGACCTGCACACCGTGCGCAATGAGTGGCACAACACGCTGTACCCCTCGGTGCCGGGCCATGAAATTGTCGGTCGAGTGACTGCGGTCGGTGCAAATGTCAGCAAGTTTAAAGTGGGCGATCTGGCCGGCGTTGGCTGCATGGTCGACAGTTGCCAGCACTGTGCGTCGTGCGCGGAAGGCGAGGAGCAGTATTGCGAGAGCGGTTTCACCGGGACTTACAACGGTCCGGTGTTTGGTGGCGAGAATACGTTTGGTGGTTACTCGGACAATATCGTGGTGAAGGAGAAGTTCGTTCTGCGCATTTCCCACGACAACGCCAATCTGGCCGCCGTCGCGCCGCTGCTGTGTGCGGGCATTACCACGTATTCGCCGTTGCATCACTGGAAGGTCGGGCCTGGCAAGAAGGTCGGGGTGGTTGGCCTCGGTGGTCTGGGGCATATGGCGGTGAAGATTGCGCATGCCATGGGCGCGCATGTGGTGTTGTTTACGACGTCGCCGAACAAGCGTGAGGACGGTTTGCGTCTGGGCGCGGATGAGGTGGTGGTGTCGAAGAATCCGGATGAGATGGCGAAGTTTGCCAACACGTTGGACTTCATTCTGAACACGGTGGCCGCGCCGCATGATCTGGATGCTTTCCTCAATCTGCTCAAGCGCGATGGCACGATGACGCTGGTGGGTGCGCCGGACAGTCCGCATCCGTCGCCTTCGGTGTTTAACCTGATCTTCAAGCGCCGCAGTCTGGCGGGGTCGTTGATAGGCGGGATTCAGGAAACCCAGGAGATGCTGGATTTCTGTGCCAAGCACGGGATTGTTTCGGATATTGAGATGATTGATATCCAGAACATTAACGAGGCTTATAGCCGCATGCTGAAAGGCGATGTGAAGTATCGGTTTGTGATTGATATGAACAGTTTGAAGAAGGAAGCCGAGGTTGCTTGA
- a CDS encoding DUF6124 family protein, translating into MLDKDVNPSETPESPKTDSTPVCSCLNSKKLHDALIHAIEQYLTSRPSKPPLADRRRRSFFLTDPSVDKESLLAHCCETLASANVMASELAFSLTGPQCNLMLGIQQMISLAEVSANRVLDQVDPQE; encoded by the coding sequence ATGCTCGACAAAGACGTAAATCCATCCGAAACCCCAGAGTCCCCAAAAACCGACTCAACACCTGTGTGTTCCTGCCTAAACTCAAAAAAACTCCATGACGCCTTGATCCACGCCATCGAGCAATACTTGACGTCACGTCCATCCAAACCACCGCTCGCCGACCGTCGCCGCCGTTCTTTCTTCCTCACCGATCCCAGCGTAGATAAAGAAAGCCTCCTGGCCCACTGCTGCGAAACCCTCGCGTCCGCGAACGTCATGGCCAGTGAATTGGCGTTCAGCCTCACCGGCCCGCAATGCAATCTGATGTTGGGAATCCAGCAGATGATTTCCCTGGCAGAGGTGTCGGCGAACCGCGTTCTGGATCAGGTCGATCCACAGGAGTAG
- a CDS encoding GNAT family N-acetyltransferase has protein sequence MPLTYRPVSAEDVLTICEFPQDPQELFFMFPTGQYPLTEAQLGASIAKRSDSTVIEQDGAIVGFANFYKFERDGICAIGNLIVSPEARGQGVATFLVATMERLALERHGAREVQLSCFNENTAGLILYPKLGFVPFDIEERASPDGRRVALIHLRKVWG, from the coding sequence ATGCCGCTCACCTATCGCCCAGTCAGTGCTGAAGATGTACTGACGATTTGCGAATTTCCTCAAGATCCCCAAGAACTGTTTTTTATGTTCCCGACCGGCCAGTACCCGCTGACGGAGGCGCAACTGGGCGCATCGATTGCCAAGCGCTCGGACTCGACGGTGATCGAGCAGGACGGCGCCATTGTCGGGTTTGCCAACTTCTACAAGTTTGAGCGTGACGGGATCTGTGCGATTGGCAATTTGATTGTGTCGCCCGAGGCGCGAGGGCAGGGTGTGGCGACGTTTTTGGTGGCGACGATGGAGCGGCTGGCGCTTGAGCGTCATGGGGCGCGGGAGGTGCAGTTGTCGTGTTTTAACGAGAATACCGCGGGGCTGATTTTGTATCCGAAACTTGGGTTTGTGCCGTTTGATATTGAAGAACGGGCGTCGCCGGACGGGCGTCGTGTGGCGTTGATTCATTTGAGGAAGGTTTGGGGATGA
- a CDS encoding class I SAM-dependent methyltransferase, whose amino-acid sequence MAREISGLNLPEGSLALDLGCGYGRNSALLSRYFENVIAADISCKGFSSLWYLDCKNIHPVILDCGQLLPFLNNTFSAVIVVHLYHEDLIANLIDIIQPGGFFIYESISGNGENWRELSLFGEVKRLLEKQFIVKYYLESPVGPDKKNATVKVVAQKKKLNRSQLYRRIWSSASGSGCVKMPRIAKR is encoded by the coding sequence TTGGCGAGAGAGATATCAGGACTGAATTTACCTGAAGGGTCTCTTGCCCTTGATTTGGGGTGCGGCTATGGTCGAAATTCCGCACTATTATCAAGGTACTTCGAGAATGTAATAGCCGCTGATATTTCTTGTAAAGGTTTCAGTAGTTTATGGTATTTGGATTGTAAAAATATACACCCGGTGATCCTTGATTGCGGGCAATTACTCCCGTTTTTAAATAATACATTCTCAGCTGTAATAGTTGTGCATCTATATCATGAAGACTTAATTGCCAACTTGATTGATATAATCCAGCCGGGCGGCTTTTTTATTTATGAAAGTATTTCTGGTAATGGCGAAAACTGGCGAGAGTTGAGTCTTTTTGGAGAAGTAAAAAGGCTTTTGGAAAAGCAGTTCATTGTCAAGTATTACTTAGAGAGCCCTGTAGGTCCTGACAAAAAAAATGCCACCGTGAAAGTGGTTGCCCAGAAGAAAAAACTGAATCGCTCGCAGCTTTATAGGCGCATCTGGTCGTCGGCTTCGGGTTCAGGCTGTGTGAAAATGCCAAGGATTGCGAAACGTTAG
- the hxsC gene encoding His-Xaa-Ser system radical SAM maturase HxsC, which yields MLKLGGKIIRIHAVDVDKAITLAKVSTSRNLPEVLRREMAYLVSDNQIPHGFAHYLLVDKHRHLVDALPSGSDFSILPEDYSYIGDGDVIRLSADRQSIRVLFRASSPHNSILVTEQCNHYCLMCSQPPKAADDSWILDEIESLIPLIPKDTRELVFTGGEPTTNRERFLKIISLTKSYLPRTAIHILSNGRSFKDPAFAEQYAQIELSDAMIGVPVYSEDPTLHDYIVQARGAFDETIQGILNLKRLGQKVEIRVVIHKLSVQRLPELCEFIARNLLFVDHVALMGLEMMGFTRANLDELWIDPIEYKDTLSKSVGILSKYGMNISVYNHQLCLVNSDIYPYYRKSISDWKNEYAVECEVCTRKSDCGGFFSSGIKHGYSKSLIPFC from the coding sequence ATGCTGAAGCTCGGCGGAAAGATTATCCGAATACATGCGGTTGATGTTGATAAGGCCATCACCTTAGCCAAAGTATCAACCAGTCGAAATCTGCCTGAAGTTTTGCGACGAGAAATGGCCTATCTGGTTTCCGATAACCAGATACCTCACGGATTTGCGCACTATCTGCTGGTTGATAAACATCGGCATCTGGTTGATGCGCTCCCTTCCGGTTCCGACTTCTCAATTCTACCGGAGGACTATAGCTATATCGGTGATGGCGACGTTATCCGGCTTTCAGCGGATCGTCAGAGCATCCGAGTGTTGTTTCGTGCATCGTCGCCGCATAACAGTATCCTGGTAACAGAGCAGTGTAATCATTACTGCCTTATGTGTTCCCAACCGCCGAAAGCCGCTGATGACTCATGGATACTCGACGAAATCGAGAGCCTGATTCCGCTGATTCCAAAAGATACCCGCGAGCTGGTGTTTACTGGGGGCGAGCCTACGACCAATCGGGAGCGCTTCCTTAAAATCATCAGCCTCACAAAAAGTTATCTGCCAAGAACCGCAATCCACATTCTCTCGAATGGGCGCAGTTTCAAAGACCCAGCGTTCGCTGAACAGTATGCGCAGATTGAATTGTCTGACGCGATGATCGGAGTTCCTGTCTATTCAGAAGATCCGACACTGCATGACTACATCGTTCAGGCCCGAGGCGCATTCGATGAAACCATTCAGGGCATTCTCAACCTGAAGCGCTTGGGTCAGAAGGTTGAGATCCGAGTGGTCATTCACAAGCTGTCGGTGCAGCGCCTGCCAGAACTGTGTGAGTTCATCGCACGCAACCTGCTGTTTGTTGACCATGTGGCGCTGATGGGCCTTGAGATGATGGGCTTTACTAGGGCCAATCTTGATGAGCTGTGGATCGACCCAATCGAATACAAAGACACACTCAGCAAATCCGTTGGCATCCTCTCCAAATACGGAATGAATATCTCGGTCTACAACCATCAACTCTGCTTAGTGAACTCAGATATTTATCCCTACTACCGCAAGTCAATCAGTGACTGGAAGAATGAATACGCCGTCGAGTGCGAGGTATGCACTCGCAAGTCGGACTGCGGAGGATTTTTTTCGTCAGGGATCAAGCATGGCTACAGTAAGAGTCTAATACCTTTTTGTTGA
- the katG gene encoding catalase/peroxidase HPI, which produces MAWHAAGTYRTGDGRGGAGSGQQRFAPLNSWPDNVSLDKARRLLWPIKQKYGQNISWADLIVLTGNVALESMGFKTFGYSGGRPDVWEPDEDVYWGSENKWLGGDTRYGKENAPVEAPGEGPLVAEPGKNEESRTDHGRNLENPLAAVQMGLIYVNPEGPEGEPDPIRSAIDIRETFGRMAMNDEETVALIAGGHAFGKTHGAGPADNVGAEPEAAGLEEQGFGWKNSFGTGKGADTITSGLEVTWTTTPTTVGATTTWKTCSRFDWELTKSPAGAHQWTPKNGGGAGTIPDAHDPSKRRNPTMLTSDLALRFDPIYEPIARRFLANPDQLADAFARAWFKLIHRDMGPLSRYLGPELPAEELLWQDPIPALDHAVVNDSDIAALKGKLLASGLSVSQLVSTAWAAASTFRGSDKRGGANGGRLRLAPQKSWQANQPEQLAKVLAKLESIQSEFNSGGKKVSLADLIVLAGNAGVEQAAKNAGHSVTVPFTPGRMDATQEQTDVESFGFLEPIADGFRNYLKTRYRVPAEQLLIDKAQLLTLTAPEMTALIGGLRVLNTNIGQAKHGVFTQRPEALTNDFFTNLLDMGVEWKPTSETKEEFEGRDRKTGAVKWTATRVDLVFGSNAQLRALAEVYASSDAKERFVKDFVAAWTKVMNLDRFEVK; this is translated from the coding sequence ATGGCCTGGCACGCTGCCGGCACTTACCGCACCGGTGATGGCCGTGGCGGTGCCGGTTCCGGCCAGCAACGCTTTGCGCCGCTCAACAGTTGGCCGGACAACGTCAGCCTCGACAAGGCGCGCCGGCTGCTCTGGCCGATCAAGCAAAAGTATGGCCAGAACATTTCCTGGGCCGATCTGATCGTCCTCACCGGCAACGTCGCGCTGGAGTCCATGGGCTTCAAGACCTTCGGCTATTCCGGCGGTCGTCCCGATGTGTGGGAACCGGACGAAGACGTGTACTGGGGTTCTGAAAACAAATGGCTCGGCGGCGACACCCGCTACGGCAAAGAAAACGCCCCCGTGGAAGCACCCGGCGAAGGTCCACTCGTAGCCGAACCGGGAAAAAATGAGGAGAGCCGCACCGACCACGGTCGCAACCTTGAGAACCCGTTGGCTGCCGTGCAAATGGGCCTGATCTACGTCAACCCGGAAGGTCCGGAAGGCGAGCCAGACCCGATCAGATCCGCCATAGACATCCGCGAAACCTTCGGCCGCATGGCCATGAATGACGAAGAAACCGTGGCGCTGATCGCCGGCGGCCACGCCTTCGGCAAAACCCACGGCGCCGGCCCTGCCGACAACGTCGGTGCAGAACCCGAAGCTGCGGGCCTGGAAGAACAAGGCTTCGGTTGGAAGAACAGCTTCGGCACCGGCAAAGGCGCCGACACCATCACCAGCGGCCTGGAAGTGACCTGGACCACCACCCCGACCACAGTGGGAGCAACAACTACCTGGAAAACCTGTTCGCGCTTCGATTGGGAACTGACGAAAAGCCCGGCCGGCGCGCACCAGTGGACACCCAAAAATGGCGGCGGCGCCGGCACCATCCCGGATGCCCACGACCCGTCCAAACGCCGCAACCCAACCATGCTGACCTCGGACCTGGCGCTGCGCTTCGACCCGATCTACGAGCCAATTGCACGGCGCTTCCTGGCCAATCCCGACCAACTCGCCGATGCCTTCGCCCGCGCCTGGTTCAAGCTTATCCACCGCGACATGGGCCCACTCTCACGCTACCTCGGCCCGGAACTGCCCGCCGAAGAACTGCTGTGGCAAGACCCGATCCCTGCGCTCGACCATGCCGTGGTCAACGACAGCGACATCGCCGCACTCAAGGGCAAACTCCTCGCCTCGGGCCTGAGCGTTTCACAACTGGTGTCCACCGCTTGGGCAGCCGCTTCCACCTTCCGTGGCTCCGACAAACGCGGCGGCGCCAACGGTGGACGTCTGCGGCTGGCGCCACAAAAATCCTGGCAAGCCAACCAGCCCGAACAACTGGCGAAGGTGCTGGCGAAACTCGAAAGTATCCAAAGCGAGTTCAACAGCGGCGGCAAGAAAGTCTCCCTGGCCGACCTGATCGTGCTCGCCGGTAACGCCGGCGTCGAACAAGCGGCAAAAAACGCTGGCCACAGCGTCACGGTGCCGTTCACCCCAGGACGGATGGACGCCACCCAAGAGCAAACGGACGTGGAATCGTTCGGCTTCCTGGAGCCCATCGCCGACGGCTTCCGCAACTACCTGAAAACCCGCTACCGCGTTCCGGCCGAGCAACTGTTGATCGACAAGGCGCAACTGCTGACCCTCACCGCGCCAGAAATGACCGCGTTGATCGGCGGCCTGCGGGTGCTGAATACCAACATCGGCCAAGCCAAGCACGGCGTCTTCACTCAGCGGCCTGAAGCGTTGACCAACGACTTCTTCACCAACCTGCTGGACATGGGCGTTGAGTGGAAACCGACGTCGGAGACCAAGGAGGAATTCGAAGGCCGCGACCGCAAAACTGGCGCAGTGAAATGGACGGCAACCCGGGTTGATCTGGTGTTTGGTTCGAATGCGCAGTTGCGGGCATTGGCGGAAGTCTATGCCAGCAGCGACGCGAAGGAGCGGTTCGTCAAAGACTTCGTGGCCGCGTGGACCAAAGTGATGAACCTGGACCGCTTTGAAGTGAAGTAA
- a CDS encoding M24 family metallopeptidase, translating into MENPLNLPVQTAAKAVLQQLVEHITPDSTEASIAHLSAQALARLGYLDTWYYDCPAFVLLGSRSLLSISGRDYRPSDEAVGLHNLITVDLSPKSGNVWGDCARSFYMEDGVCRAVPIGDEFGRGYAVERLLHESMCRFTRPDTTFHELYEFTNDSIISAGFENLDFSANVGHSLCERRGDRLYIEAGNDRRLGEVECFTFEPHIRQVEGVWGFKHENVYFFNDVDYPTEL; encoded by the coding sequence ATGGAAAATCCGCTGAATCTACCCGTCCAAACCGCAGCGAAAGCGGTTTTGCAGCAACTCGTCGAGCATATAACGCCAGACTCCACCGAAGCATCCATTGCTCACCTCTCCGCACAGGCACTGGCCCGATTGGGCTATCTCGACACCTGGTATTACGATTGCCCGGCCTTCGTGCTACTCGGGTCTCGCAGCTTGCTCTCGATTTCAGGGCGCGATTACCGGCCGAGCGATGAGGCTGTTGGTCTCCACAATTTAATAACGGTCGATTTGAGCCCAAAATCCGGCAATGTCTGGGGCGACTGCGCGCGTTCGTTTTATATGGAGGACGGCGTGTGCAGAGCGGTGCCCATCGGGGATGAATTCGGCAGAGGGTATGCGGTTGAGCGGCTGTTACATGAGTCGATGTGCCGTTTTACCCGGCCAGACACTACCTTTCATGAGCTGTATGAGTTCACCAATGATTCCATCATTTCGGCCGGGTTTGAGAACCTCGACTTCAGCGCGAATGTTGGGCATAGCCTGTGCGAGCGGCGGGGCGACAGGTTGTATATCGAGGCCGGGAATGACCGGCGTTTAGGGGAGGTGGAGTGTTTTACTTTTGAACCTCATATTCGCCAGGTCGAAGGTGTCTGGGGGTTTAAGCATGAAAACGTTTATTTCTTCAATGACGTTGATTACCCGACTGAGCTTTGA